One genomic region from Anopheles bellator chromosome 2, idAnoBellAS_SP24_06.2, whole genome shotgun sequence encodes:
- the LOC131209791 gene encoding uncharacterized protein LOC131209791 — protein sequence MDGKANYIKTELVKEVLSQNECFHGLEVVSSELTTPKQLDGFMSVIHQLELGVRNKATSETSTVRLLVKVMKRDDLFRKQNLGHVLFPNEINIYANVLPHFDRFLSESGTNLRASDWCPRTYLSAAGNFPGYSSLFETFLVMENVSPKGFRNGPRLDLDEAHLTLMAEVIAKYHGCSYALRIRDGPALDRLVEKIIPLDFLRNGQVFFESYDVIFRLAAERLFLYVDGNPHELDNAQFTRDVNVLRTKYGPNQSRLMQTFLARDPVYSVILHGDYNRNNVLFRYDADQPVDVLMIDFQENRYGSPALDLSFYMYMNMTPELREQFWDELLCRYHRQLMGTLCEILHCTEQDERVAPYREERFRQHFARFALYGAMVALNFIPVMMSDQEECAEFSELFEQDIHSEGLRRCALTLGGDVVNRRITAVMRHASKMGYMDNI from the exons ATGGACGGGAAGGCCAATTACATCAAAACGGAACTGGTAAAGGAAGTGCTGAGCCAAAATGAATGTTTCCACGGGCTGGAAGTTGTAAGCAGCGAGCTGACCACCCCCAAGCAACTGGATGGTTTCATGTCGGTCATCCATCAGTTGGAACTCGGTGTGCGTAATAAAGCGACCAG CGAAACATCTACGGtgcggctgctggtgaaggTGATGAAGCGAGACGATCTGTTTCGGAAGCAAAACCTCGGTCACGTGCTGTTCCCGAACGAGATCAACATCTATGCGAACGTGTTGCCGCACTTCGATCGCTTCCTGTCGGAGTCCGGAACGAACCTGCGGGCGTCCGATTGGTGTCCCCGGACTTACCTAAGCGCAGCGGGAAACTTTCCGGGGTACAGCTCCCTGTTCGAGACGTTTCTCGTGATGGAAAATGTGTCGCCCAAGGGGTTCCGGAATGGGCCACGGTTAGACCTGGACGAAGCCCATCTTACGCTGATGGCCGAAGTGATTGCCAAATATCACGGTTGCTCGTACGCGTTGCGTATCCGCGATGGGCCCGCGCTGGACCGGCTCGTGGAGAAGATTATTCCACTTGACTTTCTGCGAAATGGTCAAGTGTTTTTCGAGAGCTACGACGTGATCTTCCGCCTGGCAGCCGAACGCCTGTTCCTGTACGTCGACGGGAACCCACACGAGCTGGACAACGCGCAGTTTACCCGCGACGTGAACGTGCTGCGCACGAAGTACGGTCCCAACCAGTCGCGGCTGATGCAAACATTCCTCGCCCGTGACCCGGTCTACTCGGTGATCCTTCACGGGGATTACAATCGCAACAATGTGCTGTTTCGCTACGACGCCGATCAGCCGGTCGATGTTTTGATGATCGATTTCCAGGAAAATCGCTACGGATCGCCAGCCCTCGACTTGTCGTTCTACATGTACATGAACATGACGCCCGAGCTGCGGGAGCAGTTTTGGGACGAACTGTTGTGCCGTTACCACCGGCAGCTGATGGGTACGCTTTGCGAGATTCTTCACTGCACGGAACAAGACGAACGGGTTGCACCGTATCGGGAGGAACGCTTCCGGCAACACTTTGCCCGCTTCGCGCTGTACGGTGCGATGGTGGCACTAAATTTCATTCCCGTAATGATGAGCGACCAGGAAGAATGTGCGGAGTTTAGTGAACTCTTCGAGCAGGACATTCATAGCGAAGGCCTGCGGCGATGTGCGCTGACCCTGGGTGGAGATGTCGTCAATCGGCGCATTACGGCGGTTATGCGGCACGCTAGCAAAATGGGTTACATGGACAACATTTAA
- the LOC131207137 gene encoding cytochrome P450 4C1-like, translating into MLVLVFVSVFALVYYINFRRSRKRLYELADRIPGPFDYPLIGGALIALGKSPVEMVTYLMERMHDLPSPLRTWIGPFLVVVIDRPEMVQEVLNSPACSQKPYIFVPTFNAAAELTARDLSSRLSGESFDIHDLLARYTLIGIASTSVGVDLSHEREEVLHEYSSNAIQMFTNCYERIYKPWLHLEFIYKLTPAYREEQARMAKFKQMSKQLIEKRRQATVANGSKQDSPEQDSAAMATNDEGTGFAAGKNFIQRLEELRTDPLLDIDDDCFQQHIDTLIFAGNDTSAQTLANTFLTMGMFPAMQDKLYQEVMNVCPRGPVSYEDLSRLTYMEMFVKETLRHLPITGMIARAPTEEVQIQNITIPAGAMIMIPFLKMHHNKSIWGPAVETFDPDHFLPERCAERHPYAFIPFSQGPRNCIGVKFAWLSMKILLCHVLREYRVATDFRLNDLIVSPSLVMKLNKKHMVRLARRQTSGVDPSVPNGCP; encoded by the exons ATGCTTGTGCTGGTGTTTGTGAGCGTGTTCGCGCTGGTGTACTACATCAACTTCCGGCGCTCCCGGAAAAGACTTTACGAGCTGGCCGACCGTATCCCGGGACCGTTCGATTATCCGCTGATCGGCGGAGCACTGATCGCCCTCGGGAAGAGCCCAGTCGAAATGGTCACGTATCTGATGGAACGAATGCACGATCTTCCGTCACCGCTGCGTACCTGGATCGGTCCctttctggtggtggtgatcgatcGTCCCGAGATGGTGCAGGAGGTACTGAACTCACCGGCCTGCTCCCAAAAGCCGTACAT CTTCGTACCGACGTTCAACGCTGCGGCGGAACTGACTGCGCGCGATTTAAGCAGTCGCCTCTCGGGTGAATCGTTCGACATTCACGACCTCCTGGCACGGTACACGCTGATCGGTATAGCATCCACTTCCGTCGGAGTGGACCTTAGccacgagagagaggaagTGCTCCACGAGTACAGCAGCAATGCGATCCA GATGTTTACGAACTGTTACGAACGCATCTACAAGCCCTGGCTGCATTTGGAGTTCATCTACAAGCTGACGCCCGCCTACCGGGAGGAGCAAGCGCGAATGGCGAAGTTTAAGCAGATGTCCAAACAG TTGATCGAGAAACGCCGGCAGGCAACGGTAGCAAACGGAAGCAAGCAAGACTCGCCGGAACAGGATTCAGCAGCGATGGCGACGAATGACGAGGGCACAGGGTTCGCGGCGggtaaaaatttcattcaacgCCTCGAGGAGCTTCGCACCGATCCGCTGCTGGACATTGATGACGATTGCTTTCAGCAGCACATTGACACACTCATATTTGCCGGAAACGACACTTCGGCCCAAACTTTGGCGAACACGTTTCTCACGATGGGAATGTTTCCGGCAATGCAGGACAAGCTGTACCAGGAGGTGATGAACGTTTGTCCCCGTGGGCCCGTTTCGTACGAGGACCTATCGCGGCTCACCTACATGGAGATGTTTGTGAAGGAAACGCTACGCCATCTGCCGATCACGGGCATGATCGCCCGGGCACCGACCGAAGAGGTGCAGATACAGAACATAACCATTCCGGCCGGGGCCATGATCATGATACCGTTCTTGAAGATGCACCACAACAAGTCCATCTGGGGACCGGCGGTTGAGACGTTCGATCCGGACCACTTCCTCCCGGAGCGCTGTGCCGAGCGGCATCCGTACGCGTTCATCCCTTTCAGTCAGGGACCCCGCAACTGCATTGGGGTGAAGTTTGCCTGGCTCTCGATGAAAATCTTACTCTGCCACGTGCTACGCGAATACCGTGTGGCGACGGACTTTCGGCTAAACGATCTGATCGTCTCACCGTCGTTGGTGATGAAGCTCAACAAGAAGCACATGGTGCGGTTAGCGCGGCGGCAAACGAGTGGCGTGGACCCGAGTGTTCCCAATGGGTGTCCTTGA
- the LOC131210964 gene encoding dynein regulatory complex protein 9, translating to MCDLSMPKFHSTESSESEDVSDTTTRASTAESSSQPGPKAMFNEMESAMINIIIEEATYKLIVINRDGDKTGAPIVRKPPMHVRFDPSYKNQLLSENMVVDVAIGRMILVKLHNDISNLRKLLSDTHSEMAEFGTFETLQTFMDNDIQSEQEEVVLIRDSILNDKKLKTLQTQLEGVNRECKNVLKHLDDEIFDLEAKVKDARIENEVKTKLVHQWERTRHEQARIIIQSKESELVTCAKQTKDNIDRELRLKSEIDVYINYCIDQISDKIAFWADKYQREIRALDAQIAEHKDKIVNLKVQFEEMTILFKHREKDLKICAEFMKEREQQLALANKQLRSAIKIQAWWRGTMVRKGLGQFKRKKKQKPQKAPKKGKKGK from the exons ATGTGCGATCTTTCTATGCCCAAGTTTCACTCGACGGAATCATCCGAAAGCGAAGATGTCAGTGATACTACTACACGCG CATCGACCGCGGAATCGAGTAGCCAGCCGGGGCCAAAGGCTATGTTTAATGAGATGGAAAGCGCTAtgatcaacatcatcatcgaggAAGCCACGTACAAGCTGATTGTGATCAATCGTGACGGCGATAAAACGGGCGCCCCGATCGTCCGCAAGCCACCGATGCACGTGCGATTCGATCCGTCGTACAAGAACCAGCTACTCAGCGAGAATATGGTCGTCGATGTAGCGATAGGGAGGATGATTTTAGTTAAACTGCACAACGATAT ATCCAATCTGCGTAAACTGTTGTCCGACACGCACTCGGAAATGGCCGAGTTCGGCACGTTCGAGACGCTGCAGACATTCATGGACAACGATATACAGAGCGAGCAGGAAGAGGTGGTGCTGATTCGGGACAGCATTTTGAACGATAAGAAGCTCAAAACGCTACAGACGCAGCTGGAAGGCGTGAATCGGGAGTGCAAAAATGTGCTCAAACACCTGGACGACGAAATATTCGACTTggaagcgaaagtgaaagatGCCCGGATCGAGAACGAGGTGAAGACCAAACTGGTCCACCAGTGGGAACGCACGCGGCACGAACAGGCGCGCATCATCATACAGAGCAAGGAGAGTGAGCTGGTTACGTGCGCGAAACAGACGAAGGATAACATCGACCGGGAGCTTCGGTTGAAGAGTGAAATTGATG TGTACATAAATTACTGCATCGATCAGATCAGCGACAAGATAGCGTTCTGGGCCGACAAGTATCAGCGCGAGATCCGAGCCCTCGATGCGCAGATCGCCGAGCACAAGGATAAGATTGTCAACTTGAAAGTCCAGTTCGAGGAGATGACCATTCTGTTCAAGCACCGCGAAAAAGACCTGAAGATCTGTGCGGAGTTTATGAAAGAACGTGAGCAGCAACTGGCGCTGGCCAACAAGCAGTTACGGTCGGCCATCAAAATACAGGCTTGGTGGAGGGGCACGATGGTTAGGAAGGGATTGGGCCAGTTTAAGCgcaagaagaagcagaagccccagaaggcaccgaaaaagggcaaGAAAGGCAAGTAG
- the LOC131212032 gene encoding zinc finger imprinted 3-like, with the protein MKEQDLYDQCVVCLNRAKPCENRAALVSCNAMFSIDGVNVSCAAMYANLIELTEINLTDLEEERLKICLACLPELHNCYMFKKRVIQSFESLIRAIQEQKAHTELIVELVDGVVDLASEEQCKKSQGDVTDDTNEEHLMAEYIDDYDNAENEENIRIIEVLSEPESVETGYVPSQDAETPENAACLTTGQQSSDKCPHCAEILPSSTTIMQHFMNNHCVTDPSQGPTCEICTRNFQNLKTLRQHLRVHLDQKRFVCRHCCKSFFYRHHMLTHEVTHSDDRSFSCDQCPKSFATKNRLNWHKKMHEPYAAFQCDECPKRFRVNHRLTLHKCVKHNAATANFEPVKCEKCGKELFSRPAVSYHARSKCHDDGLSKQYRCIVCRISFPALATLLQHLKDEHNEQTVPGSWKHQEHSRPFQCDICSQRFSQKIVLRRHKLIHKGIKPFECEHCHRRFTQNGTLKTHLRTHTDDRPFRCKICGQHFRSAGSLMAHKRKHCNKNSTERVESP; encoded by the exons ATGAAGGAGCAGGACCTGTACGAccagtgtgtggtgtgtttaaACCGTGCGAAACCGTGCGAAAACCGTGCTGCGTTGGTCTCCTGCAATGCGATGTTCTCGATCGACGGCGTCAACGTGAGCTGCGCGGCAATGTACGCCAACCTAATTGAATTGACG GAGATCAACTTAACAGACCTAGAAGAGGAGCGTTTGAAAATTTGTTTAGCATGTCTACCAGAGCTGCACAACTGCTACATGTTCAAGAAACGCGTTATTCAGTCGTTCGAAAGCCTGATACGGGCTATCCAGGAACAAAAAGCTCATACAGAGCTAATTGTGGAGCTAGTTGACGGTGTGGTTGATCTAGCAAGCGAGGAACAGTGTAAAAAATCCCAAGGCGACGTCACCGACGATACGAACGAAGAACATTTAATGGCAGAATACATCGACGATTATGACAACGcggaaaacgaggaaaacaTTCGCATAATCGAAGTGTTATCAGAACCCGAGTCAGTAGAAACAGGATATGTACCGTCGCAGGATGCCGAAACGCCAGAAAATGCTGCTTGTTTGACGACAGGACAGCAATCATCAGACAAGTGTCCACACTGTGCGGAGATTCTACCCTCTTCGACCACGATTATGCAGCACTTTATGAACAACCACTGCGTCACCGACCCATCCCAGGGGCCAACGTGCGAGATATGTACCCGTAACTTTCAGAATCTCAAAACGCTGCGCCAGCATCTACGGGTTCACCTCGACCAGAAACGGTTCGTTTGTCGGCACTGCTGCAAATCGTTCTTCTATCGGCACCACATGCTAACGCACGAAGTAACGCACAGCGACGACCGTTCGTTCTCCTGTGACCAGTGCCCGAAATCGTTTGCGACCAAAAATCGTTTGAATTGGCACAAAAAGATGCACGAGCCGTATGCTGCATTCCAGTGTGACGAGTGTCCGAAGCGGTTCAGAGTGAACCATCGTTTAACGCTTCACAAATGCGTCAAACACAATGCAGCAACGGCCAACTTTGAGCCGGTCAAGTGTGAGAAATGTGGCAAAGAACTTTTCTCACGACCGGCCGTCTCGTACCACGCGCGATCAAAGTGTCACGACGACGGATTATCGAAACAGTACCGCTGCATTGTTTGTCGCATTTCTTTCCCGGCACTTGCAACGTTGTTGCAACATCTGAAGGACGAGCATAACGAGCAGACCGTTCCCGGGTCATGGAAGCATCAGGAACACAGTCGCCCTTTCCAGTGTGATATTTGCAGTCAGCGATTCTCTCAAAAAATAGTTCTAAGGCGCCACAAACTAAT ACACAAGGGAATAAAACCGTTCGAATGCGAGCACTGCCACCGACGCTTCACGCAGAACGGAACTCTGAAAACGCACCTTCGGACTCataccgacgaccgaccgttTCGTTGTAAAATCTGCGGACAGCATTTCCGGTCTGCTGGCTCGCTAATGGCACACAAGAGGAAGCACTGCAACAAGAACAGCACGGAGAGAGTGGAGTCCCCATGA
- the LOC131212031 gene encoding RAC-gamma serine/threonine-protein kinase isoform X2 yields the protein MSSQMAQTAPAIAIPTSSLKSAPLAMTTAMPTMPASSPISHPAASLPLTQNTSSQQQQQQQQQQTSSSTISVSASTASISSVQTNNSSSAMPDSTSTIVKEGWLYKRGEHIKNWRSRYFVLRTDGTLVGYKTRPDATCLTEPSNNFTVRGCQIMSIDRPRPFTFIIRGLQWTTVIERMFHVDDEEERKDWVDAIRRVANRLNEEEVYQTAPPPMPSDEDCEMGSIAEDELLSEKIPVYGTATDKISGKMKVTLENFEFLKVLGKGTFGKVILCREKSSAKLFAIKILKKDVIIQKDEVAHTMAENRVLKTTNHPFLISLKYSFQTVDRLCFVMQYVNGGELFFHLSRERIFPEDRTRFYAAEIISALGYLHSHGIIYRDLKLENLLLDKDGHIKIADFGLCKEDITYGRTTKTFCGTPEYLAPEVLEDNDYGHAVDWWGTGVVMYEMICGRLPFYNRDHDILFTLILMEEVKFPRQISVNARSLLSGLLVKNPKQRLGGGPDDAKEIMAHPFFASINWTDLVHKRITPPFKPQVTSDTDTRYFDKEFTGESVELTPSDNNGPLGAIQEEPHFSEFSYQDMASTMNTPSYMNHSSSNYPPMQ from the exons ATGTCTTCCCAAATGGCACAAACTGcgccggcgatcgcgatccctACGTCGTCGCTGAAATCGGCGCCACTCGCGATGACAACGGCGATGCCGACCATGCCGGCGTCGTCTCCCATTTCACATCCGGCGGCATCGCTTCCGCTGACACAGAACACcagctcgcagcagcagcagcagcaacagcaacaacagaccagcagcagcaccatctcgGTGTCGGCGTCGACGGCGAGTATCTCCTCCGTGCAAACCAACAACTCCTCGTCGGCGATGCCGGACTCGACGTCGACGATCGTGAAGGAAGGTTGGCTGTACAAGCGCGGGGAGCACATCAAGAACTGGCGTTCGCGCTACTTCGTCCTGCGGACGGATGGCACCCTCGTGGGCTACAAGACGCGCCCAGATGCGACCTGCCTGACGGAACCGTCGAACAACTTCACCGTGCGCGGCTGCCAGATCATGTCGATCGACCGGCCCCGCCCGTTTACGTTCATCATTCGTGGGCTCCAGTGGACGACGGTGATCGAGCGGATGTTCCACgtggacgacgaggaggagcgCAAGGACTGGGTGGACGCCATTCGGCGGGTGGCGAATCGGTTGAACGAGGAGGAAGTCTACCAGACGGCACCGCCGCCCATGCCGTCGGACGAGGACTGCGAGATGGGTTCGATCGCCGAGGATGAGCTGCTGAGTGAAAAGATTCCAGTGTATGGAACGGCCACCGATAAGATTAGTGGAAAAATGAAAGTG ACGTTGGAAAATTTCGAGTTCCTCAAGGTGCTCGGCAAGGGCACGTTCGGGAAGGTGATTTTGTGTCGCGAAAAGAGCAGCGCCAAGCTGTTCGCAATCAAGATCCTCAAGAAGGACGTGATCATCCAGAAGGACGAGGTGGCGCACACGATGGCCGAGAATCGCGTCCTGAAAACAACCAACCACCCGTTCCTCATA TCACTGAAATACTCGTTCCAAACCGTCGATCGGCTCTGCTTCGTGATGCAGTACGTGAACGGGGGCGAACTGTTTTTCCACCTGAGCCGCGAACGCATCTTTCCGGAGGATCGCACCCGCTTTTACGCCGCGGAAATCATCTCTGCCCTGGG GTATCTCCACTCGCACGGTATCATCTACCGCGACTTGAAGCTCGAGAACTTGCTGCTTGATAAGGATGGCCACATCAAGATTGCCGATTTCGGACTGTGCAAGGAAGACATCACGTATGGACGCACGACGAAAACGTTCTGCGGCACACCCGAGTACCTGGCGCCGGAAGTGCTGGAAGACAACGATTATGGGCACGCGGTTGACTGGTGGGGCACGGGCGTCGTAATGTACGAGATGATATGTGGCCGATTGCCGTTTTACAACCGCGACCATGACATCCTCTTCACGCTCATCCTGATGGAGGAGGTTAAGTTCCCGCGCCAGATCAGCGTCAATGCGCGCAGCTTGCTCAGCGGGCTGCTGGTGAAGAACCCGAAGCAACGGCTCGGTGGAGGGCCGGACGATGCGAAGGAAATCATGGCACACCCATTTTTCGCCAGCATCAACTGGACGGATCTGGTGCACAAACGTATCACGCCACCGTTTAAGCCGCAGGTAACGAGCGATACCGATACGCGTTACTTCGACAAGGAGTTCACTGGCGAGAGCGTCGAGCTGACGCCCTCCGATAACAACGGACCACTGGGAGCGATTCAAGAGGAGCCACACTTTTCCGAA TTTAGCTATCAGGACATGGCGTCGACGATGAACACGCCCAGTTACATGAACCATTCGTCGAGCAACTATCCTCCAATGCAGTGA
- the LOC131212031 gene encoding RAC-gamma serine/threonine-protein kinase isoform X1, with protein sequence MSSQMAQTAPAIAIPTSSLKSAPLAMTTAMPTMPASSPISHPAASLPLTQNTSSQQQQQQQQQQTSSSTISVSASTASISSVQTNNSSSAMPDSTSTIVKEGWLYKRGEHIKNWRSRYFVLRTDGTLVGYKTRPDATCLTEPSNNFTVRGCQIMSIDRPRPFTFIIRGLQWTTVIERMFHVDDEEERKDWVDAIRRVANRLNEEEVYQTAPPPMPSDEDCEMGSIAEDELLSEKIPVYGTATDKISGKMKVQTLENFEFLKVLGKGTFGKVILCREKSSAKLFAIKILKKDVIIQKDEVAHTMAENRVLKTTNHPFLISLKYSFQTVDRLCFVMQYVNGGELFFHLSRERIFPEDRTRFYAAEIISALGYLHSHGIIYRDLKLENLLLDKDGHIKIADFGLCKEDITYGRTTKTFCGTPEYLAPEVLEDNDYGHAVDWWGTGVVMYEMICGRLPFYNRDHDILFTLILMEEVKFPRQISVNARSLLSGLLVKNPKQRLGGGPDDAKEIMAHPFFASINWTDLVHKRITPPFKPQVTSDTDTRYFDKEFTGESVELTPSDNNGPLGAIQEEPHFSEFSYQDMASTMNTPSYMNHSSSNYPPMQ encoded by the exons ATGTCTTCCCAAATGGCACAAACTGcgccggcgatcgcgatccctACGTCGTCGCTGAAATCGGCGCCACTCGCGATGACAACGGCGATGCCGACCATGCCGGCGTCGTCTCCCATTTCACATCCGGCGGCATCGCTTCCGCTGACACAGAACACcagctcgcagcagcagcagcagcaacagcaacaacagaccagcagcagcaccatctcgGTGTCGGCGTCGACGGCGAGTATCTCCTCCGTGCAAACCAACAACTCCTCGTCGGCGATGCCGGACTCGACGTCGACGATCGTGAAGGAAGGTTGGCTGTACAAGCGCGGGGAGCACATCAAGAACTGGCGTTCGCGCTACTTCGTCCTGCGGACGGATGGCACCCTCGTGGGCTACAAGACGCGCCCAGATGCGACCTGCCTGACGGAACCGTCGAACAACTTCACCGTGCGCGGCTGCCAGATCATGTCGATCGACCGGCCCCGCCCGTTTACGTTCATCATTCGTGGGCTCCAGTGGACGACGGTGATCGAGCGGATGTTCCACgtggacgacgaggaggagcgCAAGGACTGGGTGGACGCCATTCGGCGGGTGGCGAATCGGTTGAACGAGGAGGAAGTCTACCAGACGGCACCGCCGCCCATGCCGTCGGACGAGGACTGCGAGATGGGTTCGATCGCCGAGGATGAGCTGCTGAGTGAAAAGATTCCAGTGTATGGAACGGCCACCGATAAGATTAGTGGAAAAATGAAAGTG CAGACGTTGGAAAATTTCGAGTTCCTCAAGGTGCTCGGCAAGGGCACGTTCGGGAAGGTGATTTTGTGTCGCGAAAAGAGCAGCGCCAAGCTGTTCGCAATCAAGATCCTCAAGAAGGACGTGATCATCCAGAAGGACGAGGTGGCGCACACGATGGCCGAGAATCGCGTCCTGAAAACAACCAACCACCCGTTCCTCATA TCACTGAAATACTCGTTCCAAACCGTCGATCGGCTCTGCTTCGTGATGCAGTACGTGAACGGGGGCGAACTGTTTTTCCACCTGAGCCGCGAACGCATCTTTCCGGAGGATCGCACCCGCTTTTACGCCGCGGAAATCATCTCTGCCCTGGG GTATCTCCACTCGCACGGTATCATCTACCGCGACTTGAAGCTCGAGAACTTGCTGCTTGATAAGGATGGCCACATCAAGATTGCCGATTTCGGACTGTGCAAGGAAGACATCACGTATGGACGCACGACGAAAACGTTCTGCGGCACACCCGAGTACCTGGCGCCGGAAGTGCTGGAAGACAACGATTATGGGCACGCGGTTGACTGGTGGGGCACGGGCGTCGTAATGTACGAGATGATATGTGGCCGATTGCCGTTTTACAACCGCGACCATGACATCCTCTTCACGCTCATCCTGATGGAGGAGGTTAAGTTCCCGCGCCAGATCAGCGTCAATGCGCGCAGCTTGCTCAGCGGGCTGCTGGTGAAGAACCCGAAGCAACGGCTCGGTGGAGGGCCGGACGATGCGAAGGAAATCATGGCACACCCATTTTTCGCCAGCATCAACTGGACGGATCTGGTGCACAAACGTATCACGCCACCGTTTAAGCCGCAGGTAACGAGCGATACCGATACGCGTTACTTCGACAAGGAGTTCACTGGCGAGAGCGTCGAGCTGACGCCCTCCGATAACAACGGACCACTGGGAGCGATTCAAGAGGAGCCACACTTTTCCGAA TTTAGCTATCAGGACATGGCGTCGACGATGAACACGCCCAGTTACATGAACCATTCGTCGAGCAACTATCCTCCAATGCAGTGA